The DNA window CTTTATCCGCCGCTTGTAGCAACCTTCTTCCAGCCAGTTGCACTGCTTCCTTACCGTCTTGTGAAGTATCTGTGGGCTGCTGCGACAGTGGTGCTTCTGGCCGGCTCGATGATGCTTGTTGTAAAGATAATCACAACCGCGGGACGAGCCGACACGAGATATACATCTCGAAAGGAGGAATCAGCAGATGAAAAAAGTGGAAACTTTGTGCCCCACTGGATGATCCCGGCAATAATCATATTCGTTGCATTCTTCTATCCATTGCTGACGCACCTGGAACGCGGACAGATCGACATGCTCACGCTGTTTCTCATCTTGATGACAATCAGGAACTTGATGTCAGGTCGCGAATGGAGAGCCGGAGGCATTCTGGCGTTAACGACTCTATTCAAGCTCCACTCCATCTATGCCGTTTTCTTCCTGCTGATCAGGAAGCACTGGAAAATGCTGGGCGGGTACATCCTGGGAGCTATGTTCCTTATTTCCCTTTCGATAGTTCTCAATGGGTCGCTTTTTTACGATTACCTTCTGAAGGAGTTTCCGAGGATAGCCCTCTATGGTGAGAGGGGCACTCCCGGTGATCTGCTCCTGAACTCACTTTTACCAGTGAGCTTTCCATGCTTCAGGACCACCAGACGACAAAGGATGGTTCGACCTATTCCACGGAGTCTTTCTTCTTCGAGCAGAACGCAAGCCTGGTGCGTATCTTGGCGCCATTATTCCGCCTATCGCAGAGCACAGGATCGCTTTTTACCTTTGTCATCTTATTTATCATCGTAGTGCTTCGAATGGAATGGCCGAGGAGCAGAGGGAGTCTGAACGAGCCGATATTCTGGCAGATTATCCTGGTAGTCATCCTGCTGGCCGGTCCACTGACATGGACTATGAACACTGTCTGGCTTCTTCCGGCAGCTCTCATGCTCTTCATGCCTGTATGGGAGGAAGCTCCCGGCGGTGCCTGGCTGAGGGTCCTTGCCATCTTCGCATTGATTGCTGCCGCCATTCCTGACCAGTACGTTTTCGATTTCTGCCAGCCCTTTCAGGTGGTGCTCAGCCTGAAGTATGTCCTGGCAGAACTCTTGATGCTCGTCGCTCTCCTGGGTGTCATGAAAGCATATAAAAAATAGAAAGAAAACATGGCTGCAGCGATGATTGTAAGTATCAGCCCCGCAGCAATTGAAATGCATGACGAACCGAATGATGGATTATATCAGACGCTCTCGGTGAGGATGACCCCGCCTATGATGAGCGCTCCTCCGATCAGAAGATTGATCGAGAAGGCCTCGAATCCCAGCAAAGATGAAAGCGTCATTGCTATGAGAGGCTGCATGTACAACATGGCCGCTACCTTGGATGCGTCAATCCTGGAGAGCGCCCAGTAATAGATTATGTAAGCGAGGAAGGTTGTCAGGAAGACAACATATCCCATAGCCATATAACCTGAAAGCGGAATCTCAGTATAGTGGATACCTCTCAGATAGAATGGGTAAAAAGGGATCATCATCAAGGCGCCGTAAAAATAGACGTATGAAGTGATTCGCAGGGGACTGTACCTGTTTACGATCGGCTTTCCAAGGACCGTATAGAGGGCAAAGACGAAGGAGGTCAGAATTGTTAGGAAATCTCCGATGAGATAACTGCTATGGAGATTGACGTCCCAGATCTTAGTCAGGATCATGACCCCGGCAAATGAAACGATGATGCCTACTCCTTTGATGTTGAGAAGACCTTCCTTCAGGAACCTTCCCGCCAGCATGAAGACGAAGATTGGAATGGTGGTGATCATCAGGGCAGCATGTGCCGGTGTCGTATTTCTCAGACCAGTGATGAAGAGAATCTGGTTCAGAATGACGCCAAAGACAGCGAGGAGGAGGATTCGGAGATGATCTGATATGGGGATCTTTTCGGATTTCTTGTTACGGAATCCCAGTAATCCAAGGGAGAAGACTCCGAGTATAAAGAAGGCCATCGATGAAAAGAGGACCCTGACTGTCGCAATTGTCATAGGATGAAAATATGTCAGCGCAAATTTGGCGACGATGAAGTTAGATCCCCAGATTAAGACCATCAGCAGAAGTCCCGCATAAACCATCCCCTTATTATCCAGTGTTTCCATCTCTCTGCCTTCTGAAGCGCCTATCTATAGGAACGATCATTTTAACATCACTTCCTCATCGCATCATTCCTATTGCACTGTAAGCTGCAGCCATCCGGGCGATCAACTGTTCGGTTCGGGCCTGGTCGCCAAGAAAAACTTTGTGCGGCCAAGGCGAGCCATATAGATGGGGTTGTTGTAGAGACCGTGGCGCTAATGGGCAAGAATTCCAGATCCTGTATCATTTGAATTCCAGGGTGTATGAGCGATGGTGAGAACGAAGACCTCTTTTGCTCCGGCTCTTTTCAGGACGCGGGAGCACTCGGATATCGTGGCTCCCGTCGTGAAAATATCATCTATCAGCAGGATCCGCTTTCCGGAGATCTTTTTCCGGGAGTTTCTTCTCATCTTCCAGAGAGTTTTAGTTTCAAAGACCCCTATCACGTTCTTCTCTCTCTTATCTGCCGGAAGCTCGCTCTGGGGAATGGAATCCTTTATCCTCCGAATGACCTGCTTTCCAACATCGACTCCGCTCTTTTTGCCGATATGTCTGGCAATGAGAAACGACTGATTGAAACCCCGCGCTCTTTCCCGCTTTCTATGGAGCGGTACGGCAATGATAAGATCGAAATGACTGCTCTCTCTCCTTTTCATTTCCATCTTTAGAGCTTTGAGCAGTAGTTCAGCCAGCGGAACGGAGAGATACCTCTTCTTGCCAAATTTATAAAGCCTTATGATCTCTCTCAGGGTACCGCTGTATTCTCCAAAGGAGAGGGCTCGGTCAAAATGATATCTCTTCGTCTGGCATCTTCCACAGATGCGATTCGCGGTTTTATTGTGAACCTTTTCTAACTCTTCGCACCATGCAGCCTCACCGGATTCAGAATCTTCCGCCGGCATAAAATCAGGCGGGCTTTTCATTGGGATGCCGCATTTCATACAGACAGGTTCACGGATTACTTTGATGGATATCCAGCAGTCGAGGCAGATCCCTCTTGAATGGTACTCGCCGAGCGGTTCCATGCAGACAGGGCACTCTGACGGGAAGATGAAACTCATGACAGGAACAAAGAAGTATTCCTCGATCAGTCTCACGGCAGAGAAGAATATTTTGCTATTCATATAAGGCTCAATCCGATCGATTCAGGGAGGCTATAATTGAATTGGGACTATTTCTGAAGGAGGCTGGTTCCGTCCATTTCGGGAGGCTTTTCGATCCCCATGATATCGAGAAGAGTCGGGATAACGTCGGCGAGAATGCCCGGGCCTTTCAGAGTTCTTCCTCTATGCTTTTCGCTGACGAGGATGGCGGGGACTGGATTCAGTGTGTGTGCTGTGTGAGGCTGGCATGTCAACTCATCGATCATCTGTTCTGAATTTCCATGGTCGGCCGTGATGAAACTGGTTCCGCCTTTGCTCAGTATATCCCTAACGACTCTTCCAACACATTCATCCACGATCTTGCAGGCTTTCATGGCTGCCTCATAGACCCCGGTGTGTCCGACCATATCCGCGTTGGCGTAGTTCAAGATAATAACTCTGTCTTTTCCCTCTTTTGTTCTCTTCAAGACCTCTTCGGTAACCTCGATGGCGCTCATCTCAGGCTTCATGTCGTATGTTGGCACCCTGGGAGAGGGAACCAGGATCCTCTCTTCCAGGTCGAAGACCAGTTCCCTACCACCGTTGAAGAAGAATGTAACATGAGCATACTTCTCCGTCTCGGCGATCCTCAACTGGGGAAGCTTGAGATTGGAAACGATCTCCCCGAAAGTATTTCTGGGAAACTCGGTAGGAAAGACGATGGGCAGGTCGAACTTCCTGTCATACATCGTAAAGCAGAGATAGTGCGAAAGCCGCGGAGATCTATTCCTCTGGAACTGCTTGAAATCTTTCTCGGTGAAGGCTCGTGTAATTTCTCTCGCCCTGTCGGCGCGAAAATTGAAGAAGATGAGAGAGTCTCCATCGGATATCAAGCCATCGGCAGCACTCTTTGATGCGGGGCTGGCTGGGGTATGCTCTTTGATGACCGATGGCTTGAGGAATTCATCCGTCTCACCCCGGGAGTATCCTGCCTCGACAGCTTCGACGGCACTCCTGAACCAGAACCCCTCTCCTTCCGTCATGGCCCTGTGCGCTTTCTCCACCCTGTCCCATCTGTTGTCCCTGTCCATGGCGTAATACCGACCCATGATTGTGGAGATCCTCCCGCATCCGAACCGCGCAATCGTAGATTCTATCTCTTTTACATATTCGATGGCGCTCTTTGGAGGAGTGTCTCTCCCGTCGAGGAAGGCATGCACGAAAATCTTTTTCATATTCTTCCGGCAGGCCATCTTGAGGAGGGATTTAAGATGATCTATGTGGCTGTGTACTCCGCCACTGGAGAGGAGTCCCAGAAAATGAAGAGAGCCATCCTTCGTCTCGTCCATGACTCTGTTGAGAATATCGATCTTCTGGAATGCGCCTGTCTTGATGGAGTGATTGATCCGGCTTAGTTCCTGCCTCACAACTCTGCCTGCCCCCAGGCAGAGGTGTCCAACTTCGGAGTTTCCGATCTGCCCTTCGGGGAGCCCGACTGATTCACCGGAAGTCTCAAGAAAAGTATGTGGGTAGTTCTGGAAGAGGGCATTAAAATTCTCGGGATTGCAGTTGGCAACTGCGTTCCCTTCCCTGGATTCTCTATATCCCCAGCCATCGAGGACGATGAGCGCTACAGGATACATATCATCAATGCTACCGCATTTGTTAGAGAAGCTGCTCAAGTGTGGGAGGCTAATCCGATGATGAATAAACGGGAGCCGAGCTCAAGCCAAGCTGTTCCAGGGAGATGTCCTCTTTGAAGTTCACCTCGATGCTGCTCCATTCTCCGCACTTAGGGCAGCGGTCGTACCAGTCGGGGTGCTTCTCCTGACAGGCATGGCAGATGTATTCGAGCTTGACAAGCTCCGTCTCCTTGATGACCTTCTTGAACTCTTCAACCGACTCCTGGAAATTCTTCCTCTTCTCATTAATCCTGCCGATCAGGTAGTGAAGGGTCGGAGCGTAGGAGATTCGGTCCCTAAGCGAGGAAAGTGCGGCGAGGGCATCGTCCAGCATCTCAAGCCTGAAGTAAAGTTTTCCGAGGAAGAATTTCGGAATGATGTCCTTCTTGGAGTGCGAGATGCAATGCTTCAGGGCTTCTATTGCTTCGAAGGGTTCTTCTTTATCAAGGAAGTGCTCTTCGAGGACCTGCAGGAAGATAGGAGAGTTAGTCACTTCGAAACCTTTATTCCAGGATTCAATGGCGCTGCGTTCGTCATCGAGTGCTTTGTAGGCCTCTCCGAGGGCGATGTAGGCGGGGATGAAGTTTGGATTGAACTTGATGATCTTCCGCAGGGTGCTGATGGCGTCCTTCTCTTCTCCCTTCTTCAACTCTTCCAGAGCGATCTGGTACCTGATTCCGAGACCAATCCTCTCGTCCTTGTTATCTTTCCTCGCGTAATCTTCCGTCAACTTCTCCACTTTTGTGTTTGCATCGAGGGCCTCGTCCCACTTTCCCTCCTTCATGTGGATCTGCCTGAGCTTTCTGTAGGCAGAAATGGCCTGGCGGGGCTTCAGACCGATGATTCTGTTCAACTGCTCCTTCGCACGCTCCATGTCCCCCATCGCCTCATAATCATCGGCGAGGCAGTAAAGCGGCTTGGTGTCTTCTTCCCTGATGGCATGGGCTTTCTTGTGATATTCGATAGCCTCCTTGTATCGCCTCGTTGTGCATAGGACCTCACCGATCTTCAGGAAGGCGTTGAAGTTCTTCGGATCTCTCTCGAGGATGACCTGGAAATGGGTGAGGGCCTTTTCGTATCTCCCTTCCGAGATGGCGCCGAGACCTTCAAAATATTTTTCCTCAAGAGACTCCATTAACTTTTCTTCCCTCCAATTCCGGAATTTTCGGAAGAGAACCTTCAATTCCCGGGAGAGTCCACCAAGAAGTGTGATGGTGATTCCAATGATGAACGCCAGAAGAATGATGACGGAGACAGGCGCCTCGAGCCCCTCGACAATGTAGAACTTCTGGTTCAGAACTTCATAGTTCCTGTAGAAGGTGACTCCAAGGATAGAGATGATGATCAAACCAATTGCAATGAAGAGAAATGTTCTGAATTTCATGTCGCGCCCCAGCAGCCAAAAATACAGGGTAAATATATCCTATGCATATTTCATAGTCAAATATCGGTCTCCATCAGCTTCAACGTATCGCTAAGCTGTGGGTGCGGTGGGAGGTCTTTGCGTTGCAAGGGGCGTGGCGCTGAAGATGGCAGCTGAATCGAGTAGTTATCCTGCTTGAATGCTATAGAGCTATTTTCAACTGAGCTGCAATACGATGCAAAGCTTTGTCAAGTGTCCAGAAACTACAGCCAGAAATAAGTGCAGAGGCAAGCAGGTGAAGGTCAACCCATCCCAATCCTCGGCTATAAAGCTGCCTTGCGTTCAGAAGATGCATGCTTCTTGATCCGAAACCGCATGATGGGTCGCGTCTGAGACCCGCGCGCACATTCAACGAACCCCGCCTGCTTGAAGGCCGAGACAAGGCCCGTCCAGGCGAAAGCATCTGGCATTCTGTCGGTTTTAGGCTCGACGGGATAGCCCTCAACAACCATGCCGCCGCGCTCTTTGACGTACTCGACAGCGGCCCGCAGGAGCCGCACACTGACCCCCTTATTCCGCCGCTCCTTCTTGACGAACAAGCAGGTTACGGACCATACCGGCTCGTCATCAATCCTCTTGAGCACGCGCGACCGCTCCAGCACTGGATAACTTTCCCGTGGAGCTATGGCACACCAACCGATGGGCTCTCCCTCGGCATAGGCCAAGATGCCGGGAACCTCCCCGGACGCGACCAAGCTTCTCATGCTCTGCTTGTTCGCTTGTCCCTTCTGACGTTCGAACTCAGACCGCTTGAGCCGCCACCACATACACCAGCAGCCCCCGCAGGCACCCCGCTCTCCGAATAGGATCTCAAAATCTGCCCAACGAGCACTCGTCAGCGGATGAAACTCGTGGACTATATCGCTTCGTCGCTTAAGCATCGTCGCTCCCTTTCCGGCTATTGTACTACCCAGCACCGAGAAGCTCTTTCCGGTTGCTGGGAGCCCTTGACTATTCCCGCTCAGTGTGCCGGTCATAACCCATTCACACGCCAGCAAGTCTCCAGAGGCAAAGAGCAATGAAGCGATCTTTTCAACATCGTGGGCGTTCCAGCTTGCAAAGTACTCCCTGAACATTCTCTCGCATTGTTAAGCTGCAGCCAAGGCGGCGCGATGTTTGCACTGCAGACAGCATGACGCCGCAGCTGCCAGCTTAAGCGGGTAGTTATGCAGTAACATATTATCTGAATAAATCAGAGTGTGTGCCGCTACGCTCAAAAATTATGCGATCCCGTTCCTTTTTGTAGATCAGCAGCCAGTCTGATTCGATATGACATTCACGCCTTCCTTGATAGCTGCCGATAAGTTTGTGGTCACAATGGATTGGATCTAGAACTTTGCCTTCAAGCAATGTACGTGCAATGATCTTAAATTTTTCAAGATTCTTTCCCCGTTTCTTGATTAGATTGATATCTTTCGCAAATTGCTTCGTATAAACTGGAATGAGCATTAGATTCCCAACTTGTTGAACATATCATCAGCATTCTTACAAACCACTAAGCTCTTGCCAGCATCTGTATCCTCAAAAGTTCGCTGGGTTATCTTGTTAGCAATCACAACATCAAAGGGGAGCCCACTGCGCTGTTCTACCTGTTTATAAAATAAGGTGATTGCTTGCGTTGAGTTCAGACCCAAGCGCCGGAATATTTCCTCCACATGCTTTTTGAGTTTCGGCTCAATTCTTGCCCGCACCGTTGCTGTTTTGCTCATCTTTTGCCTCCATGTTGTCGCAGAAAATGTAGCACAAATGAGGCACATATTGCAATATTACTAATGTGCCATCTGGCACATTAGTAGTAAGTGTTTGGTGAAGACACGTTTCGAAACCAACATTGTGAAGCTGAGCCAAAATACAAACAGGGAATCTCTCATCGCATATTTTAGGGCAGAGAAAAAATGCTCTTTCAGGATAAGTTTACCTCTTGACAAAGGGACATTATAAGGGTTAGGCCGCCTTCTTCATGTCTTGCAAGAGATTATTACAGTGCCAGCAATCGGGTGGCTGTGAGCGCATAAATCGTTGTACAGGTATAGATGTCATCGAGCTCGACGAACTCATTGGGGCCGTGCGAGACCGACAAGAGCCCTGGTCCGTAAGCGAAGGCCGGAATGCCCCGCTCGGCGTAGAAGCGAATCTCTAGGAGTCCAGGGCACATTTCGAATGATGGCGACTTGCCAGTGATCGCCTCCACGCATTCCGCCAACGCCTGTGCTACAGGATCATCCTCTGAAAAGCCTGCAGATCCCCCTTCCTGGAGAATTTCAACTTCAAGATCCATTCCATCCTGTCTCAGCCTGTCAAAGAGCATGAATAGTTTCTGTTTTTCTGTCTCTAAGTCTTCTTCGGGATTAATCCGTCGATCCACCGTGAACGAGCACTCGGCCGGGACGAGATTGAAGTTTGTGCCACCTTCACATCGTCCACCCATCAACAGAATAGAACGTCTGGCCGCTTCCGGCTCAATTTTAAAGTTAGTGCTTCTGGATTCTACCTCGGCCTTTAGTTCAAGCAATGCATTGGCCACGACGAGCATCCGTTCAAATGCATTGATGCCCTGATAGTGTAGGCCAACGTGGGCAGGCTTGCCCTTCACCGTTACACGTAGCGAAAGAGCGCCGCGATTTGCGTTCCAGATCACACCGCTTGTCGGTTCCGGTGTGAGCATTCCGATGCCGTCCTTCCCGAGCAAGCCTATGTCGGCAAGATACTGCGATCCACCTGTACCGCCGGTCTCCTCATCCGGCACTATTGTTAGGCCGATCCTGCCGTTCAGCTCAATACCACTCTCTTTTATGGCTCTGACGGCATAGATCATGGCTGCAAGACCGCTCTTCATATCCGACGAACCGCGACCGAAGAGGTGGCCACCCTTAACATATGGACGGAACTGAGCCTGGCTCGATGCAGGCACGACATCATAGTGGCCGTGGAAGTAGAGCGTTCTTTGACCCTGTCCATAGAAACTCAGGAGGCAATAGCGAGGATCAGATTTTCTGTTGTGATGTGAGGTTACCAGGACTGGCCTTGCAGCGTCAGGCACCTCAAGTACAGTGGAGTCCAATCCAATCTTCCGCAGTCTGCTCGCGATGACATCAACACACTTCAGGTACGATGTGCCTGGAGGATTCTCTGTAGGTATGGCCACCAGTGCCTCGGTGAAATCGAGCATTTCATCGCGGTACGATGCGATTGTATCAAGAATCCAGTTCTTCATCATCTCATGTATTGCCATCGTGGCTTCTTCAGGAACGGGCGAATTTCGAGGACCCTCTCAATCAGGCGGTCTAACGATGGCGCTGACCTGGCATTAAGCTGTTTTCCACTGCAAAGAAAGCTTCCGTCCTGATGCAGCACAATCACGCAAATAAAGATTGATTAAGGTCTGATATGGCACTCCAGCCTCTTTTGAAAGCTTTTTGAAATACTTCACCGTTTCTTCATCAAGTCGGATTGTAACCTGCCTCTTGAGAAGACCAGCATATGGATTCTTTCTTGCCTTTGAAAAATCATATTCTTTTCTCATCTTAACCACCTATCCCAATACCCTTTCTGCTCCAAGAGCTTCGCTTTTCGAGCAGAAATGATTCTTATCTTTTCATCCTTTTTGCGATAGCAATGACTGACAATCAAAATTCTGAGCTTTGAACTTAAGCCTAATAGTATGAAACGATCTTCCTCGTGAAGATGATCTGGATCGTGGATCAGTAATGCTTGCTCATCTGCAAATACTGTCTGGGCTTCCTCAAATGAGATCCCATGCTTCTTTCTATTCAATACATTCTTCTTGTCATTCCATTCAAAGGATATCTCTTTCATATTTACAATGTATTTACATTATACAGCTTTGTCAAGAATCTAGATTGTGTGTCTAACGCTGCACGTCGCTTGCGTGCTGTGGAGCAAGACAAACCTTGACTTGACCCCACGCGTCAATGCGGAGTAGCAGGGCAAGTGCACGCGGTCGCAGCTAAAAGCTTCTTTTCGACAGCTTTCGGTAATTCTATTTCAGATTATTATGTTAGGGATCGGGCTCCAGGAGATTGTATTTCTTGCGTTTTTCGAGGAGGGTTTTGCGGTTGATGCCGAGAATCCTGGCGGCCTTGGTCTTGTTCCCGTCCGTCAGCCTCAGGATCTCCTGAATGTACAGCTTCTCAATCTCCTCGAGATTGAGCTTGTTTTTGGCAAGGCGCTTCAGGTTCTCCGGATCACTCATGGAAAAGTCGATCGGAAAGTCATGAAGATCATCCGCATCGATCCTGTTTCCATCGCATAGAAGAGCGGCGTTTTCTATGATGTTCCTGAATTCCCGGATGTTTCCTGGCCAGTAATAGAGCTCGAGTATCCTCTTCGCTTCTTGTGAAAGCTTCAGGTCTGGTTTGTTGTTCTTTTCTCTTGCCTGCTTCAGAAAATAAGAGCATAGAAGGGAAATATCTTCCCGGCGTTCTCTCAGCGGCGGGACATGCAAAGTCAGCACATTGATCCTGTAATAGAGGTCCTCCCGGAATAGGTTCCTCTCGATGAGCGATGGTAGATTGGCGTTTGTCGTGGCGATTATCCGAACATCAACCTTGATCGTCCTGCTTCCACCGAGCCTTTCAAAAGACCTGTCCTGTAGGAAGCGGAGAAGCTTCCCCTGAAGCCCAAGAGGAAGTTCAGCGATCTCATCGATCAGGACCGTTCCTCCATCAGCAAATTCGAACCGCCCGGGCTTCGTCTGGGTCGCTCCTGTGAAGGCTCCTTTCTCATAGCCGAAGAGCTCGCTTTCGATGAGGTCCGCCGGGATGTTGGCGCATGCGATTTCAGCAAAAGGTTTTGAGCTTCTATCACTTCTATAATGGATGTACCCTGCGAGGAGGTTCTTACCGGTCCCACTTTCTCCTGTTATTAGAATGGTCGTGGTGCTCGCAGCCGCCTTTTCCGCAATGCGGAGGATTTCCTGCATCTTTGAATTGGCCGTGATGATCTCTGGATGCATCAACGGAAAATGCCCTCCAGCATCTTGAGATTGGCAGCAAGAATATCCAAAGATTTCATTTAGCTGCTTGACCTTTCCTCGCTCTCGCTGGCCTTGTCTTCTCTACTTTCCTGATCCTGACTCTCTCGGCTTTTTCGGCTTCGGCTCTTTCCCTCTTCTCTATCTTGATCTTCTCCAATTTTTCATGTCTGCCCTTTTCCAGCTTCTCCGGTGGAAGGGGGACCCTCTTTGCATCTCCCCAGAGCCGCTCGAGGCCGTAGAACTCCCGATGTTCCTTCATGAAGATGTGAACGACGAAGTCGATATAATCCATAAGAATCCAGTGCCCCAGGTT is part of the Acidobacteriota bacterium genome and encodes:
- a CDS encoding glycosyltransferase family 87 protein, giving the protein MDQRKKLISEKTLKKVGVVILWLIALIAVLRLLTLSAEFCHSSLQQDLSAFYTAGESLNHGLDPYRNHLSHNPPVWDGIDIFRHSRFLYPPLVATFFQPVALLPYRLVKYLWAAATVVLLAGSMMLVVKIITTAGRADTRYTSRKEESADEKSGNFVPHWMIPAIIIFVAFFYPLLTHLERGQIDMLTLFLILMTIRNLMSGREWRAGGILALTTLFKLHSIYAVFFLLIRKHWKMLGGYILGAMFLISLSIVLNGSLFYDYLLKEFPRIALYGERGTPGDLLLNSLLPVSFPCFRTTRRQRMVRPIPRSLSSSSRTQAWCVSWRHYSAYRRAQDRFLPLSSYLSS
- a CDS encoding DMT family transporter: METLDNKGMVYAGLLLMVLIWGSNFIVAKFALTYFHPMTIATVRVLFSSMAFFILGVFSLGLLGFRNKKSEKIPISDHLRILLLAVFGVILNQILFITGLRNTTPAHAALMITTIPIFVFMLAGRFLKEGLLNIKGVGIIVSFAGVMILTKIWDVNLHSSYLIGDFLTILTSFVFALYTVLGKPIVNRYSPLRITSYVYFYGALMMIPFYPFYLRGIHYTEIPLSGYMAMGYVVFLTTFLAYIIYYWALSRIDASKVAAMLYMQPLIAMTLSSLLGFEAFSINLLIGGALIIGGVILTESV
- a CDS encoding ComF family protein, giving the protein MNSKIFFSAVRLIEEYFFVPVMSFIFPSECPVCMEPLGEYHSRGICLDCWISIKVIREPVCMKCGIPMKSPPDFMPAEDSESGEAAWCEELEKVHNKTANRICGRCQTKRYHFDRALSFGEYSGTLREIIRLYKFGKKRYLSVPLAELLLKALKMEMKRRESSHFDLIIAVPLHRKRERARGFNQSFLIARHIGKKSGVDVGKQVIRRIKDSIPQSELPADKREKNVIGVFETKTLWKMRRNSRKKISGKRILLIDDIFTTGATISECSRVLKRAGAKEVFVLTIAHTPWNSNDTGSGILAH
- the gpmI gene encoding 2,3-bisphosphoglycerate-independent phosphoglycerate mutase, which produces MYPVALIVLDGWGYRESREGNAVANCNPENFNALFQNYPHTFLETSGESVGLPEGQIGNSEVGHLCLGAGRVVRQELSRINHSIKTGAFQKIDILNRVMDETKDGSLHFLGLLSSGGVHSHIDHLKSLLKMACRKNMKKIFVHAFLDGRDTPPKSAIEYVKEIESTIARFGCGRISTIMGRYYAMDRDNRWDRVEKAHRAMTEGEGFWFRSAVEAVEAGYSRGETDEFLKPSVIKEHTPASPASKSAADGLISDGDSLIFFNFRADRAREITRAFTEKDFKQFQRNRSPRLSHYLCFTMYDRKFDLPIVFPTEFPRNTFGEIVSNLKLPQLRIAETEKYAHVTFFFNGGRELVFDLEERILVPSPRVPTYDMKPEMSAIEVTEEVLKRTKEGKDRVIILNYANADMVGHTGVYEAAMKACKIVDECVGRVVRDILSKGGTSFITADHGNSEQMIDELTCQPHTAHTLNPVPAILVSEKHRGRTLKGPGILADVIPTLLDIMGIEKPPEMDGTSLLQK
- a CDS encoding tetratricopeptide repeat protein, coding for MKFRTFLFIAIGLIIISILGVTFYRNYEVLNQKFYIVEGLEAPVSVIILLAFIIGITITLLGGLSRELKVLFRKFRNWREEKLMESLEEKYFEGLGAISEGRYEKALTHFQVILERDPKNFNAFLKIGEVLCTTRRYKEAIEYHKKAHAIREEDTKPLYCLADDYEAMGDMERAKEQLNRIIGLKPRQAISAYRKLRQIHMKEGKWDEALDANTKVEKLTEDYARKDNKDERIGLGIRYQIALEELKKGEEKDAISTLRKIIKFNPNFIPAYIALGEAYKALDDERSAIESWNKGFEVTNSPIFLQVLEEHFLDKEEPFEAIEALKHCISHSKKDIIPKFFLGKLYFRLEMLDDALAALSSLRDRISYAPTLHYLIGRINEKRKNFQESVEEFKKVIKETELVKLEYICHACQEKHPDWYDRCPKCGEWSSIEVNFKEDISLEQLGLSSAPVYSSSD
- a CDS encoding GNAT family N-acetyltransferase → MFREYFASWNAHDVEKIASLLFASGDLLACEWVMTGTLSGNSQGLPATGKSFSVLGSTIAGKGATMLKRRSDIVHEFHPLTSARWADFEILFGERGACGGCWCMWWRLKRSEFERQKGQANKQSMRSLVASGEVPGILAYAEGEPIGWCAIAPRESYPVLERSRVLKRIDDEPVWSVTCLFVKKERRNKGVSVRLLRAAVEYVKERGGMVVEGYPVEPKTDRMPDAFAWTGLVSAFKQAGFVECARGSQTRPIMRFRIKKHASSERKAAL
- a CDS encoding type II toxin-antitoxin system YafQ family toxin, which codes for MLIPVYTKQFAKDINLIKKRGKNLEKFKIIARTLLEGKVLDPIHCDHKLIGSYQGRRECHIESDWLLIYKKERDRIIFERSGTHSDLFR
- a CDS encoding type II toxin-antitoxin system RelB/DinJ family antitoxin codes for the protein MSKTATVRARIEPKLKKHVEEIFRRLGLNSTQAITLFYKQVEQRSGLPFDVVIANKITQRTFEDTDAGKSLVVCKNADDMFNKLGI
- a CDS encoding M20 family metallopeptidase; the encoded protein is MAIHEMMKNWILDTIASYRDEMLDFTEALVAIPTENPPGTSYLKCVDVIASRLRKIGLDSTVLEVPDAARPVLVTSHHNRKSDPRYCLLSFYGQGQRTLYFHGHYDVVPASSQAQFRPYVKGGHLFGRGSSDMKSGLAAMIYAVRAIKESGIELNGRIGLTIVPDEETGGTGGSQYLADIGLLGKDGIGMLTPEPTSGVIWNANRGALSLRVTVKGKPAHVGLHYQGINAFERMLVVANALLELKAEVESRSTNFKIEPEAARRSILLMGGRCEGGTNFNLVPAECSFTVDRRINPEEDLETEKQKLFMLFDRLRQDGMDLEVEILQEGGSAGFSEDDPVAQALAECVEAITGKSPSFEMCPGLLEIRFYAERGIPAFAYGPGLLSVSHGPNEFVELDDIYTCTTIYALTATRLLAL
- a CDS encoding BrnA antitoxin family protein, whose translation is MRKEYDFSKARKNPYAGLLKRQVTIRLDEETVKYFKKLSKEAGVPYQTLINLYLRDCAASGRKLSLQWKTA
- a CDS encoding BrnT family toxin, encoding MKEISFEWNDKKNVLNRKKHGISFEEAQTVFADEQALLIHDPDHLHEEDRFILLGLSSKLRILIVSHCYRKKDEKIRIISARKAKLLEQKGYWDRWLR
- a CDS encoding sigma-54 dependent transcriptional regulator, yielding MHPEIITANSKMQEILRIAEKAAASTTTILITGESGTGKNLLAGYIHYRSDRSSKPFAEIACANIPADLIESELFGYEKGAFTGATQTKPGRFEFADGGTVLIDEIAELPLGLQGKLLRFLQDRSFERLGGSRTIKVDVRIIATTNANLPSLIERNLFREDLYYRINVLTLHVPPLRERREDISLLCSYFLKQAREKNNKPDLKLSQEAKRILELYYWPGNIREFRNIIENAALLCDGNRIDADDLHDFPIDFSMSDPENLKRLAKNKLNLEEIEKLYIQEILRLTDGNKTKAARILGINRKTLLEKRKKYNLLEPDP
- the rsfS gene encoding ribosome silencing factor; translated protein: MAVDAAREKMAFDIIVLNLKNICNFTDYFLICHGTSTRQVQAISDSIDEKLSRNDFHCNHIEGKNLGHWILMDYIDFVVHIFMKEHREFYGLERLWGDAKRVPLPPEKLEKGRHEKLEKIKIEKRERAEAEKAERVRIRKVEKTRPARARKGQAAK